One Pirellulaceae bacterium genomic region harbors:
- a CDS encoding glycosyltransferase family 2 protein, producing the protein MPFVVLGSASVRIAESLLWFGMGLTLTFVIGLLLPSYAIVCYYLFLVVARGCGLQESRLPAQAPQHRFMIVIPAHNEQQVIERTIRSCQASKYPPNQFDITVIADNCHDETAALAQRLGVDVLTRHDKDRHGKGFALAWAFQRLLALPYDAFMVLDADSPLDENALGVMDSFLQEGASILQANHRASNPDASPISYAASVGRTLEYDLFFVPKSKLGLSVMLVGTGMVFHRSILESSGWSSHSCAEDTEFTIQLARQHQRIHFIGNALVQCINAETTKELRVQRTRWASGNLSLSRSNALPLIFEGIKHRNLRIADLGWTLLITSRPLVLTHLLAVQLGAGVLCWWVPTDRSIQLAAAALGLLPLYGLYLLAGIGMLGLSPRRFQYLLHTPLVLAQIASISLLALLGFRNHSWNRTPRH; encoded by the coding sequence GTGCCCTTCGTGGTCTTAGGCTCGGCATCCGTTCGGATTGCCGAATCGCTGCTGTGGTTTGGTATGGGACTCACACTCACATTCGTGATCGGCTTACTACTGCCATCGTACGCAATCGTGTGCTACTACCTATTTTTGGTCGTCGCACGGGGTTGCGGCCTGCAGGAATCGCGGTTACCTGCGCAAGCTCCCCAACACCGTTTCATGATCGTGATCCCGGCTCACAATGAGCAACAGGTGATTGAGCGCACAATTCGATCTTGCCAGGCCTCGAAGTATCCTCCCAACCAATTTGACATCACGGTCATTGCGGACAATTGCCATGACGAGACGGCTGCTTTGGCCCAACGGTTAGGCGTTGATGTCTTGACACGACACGACAAAGATCGTCACGGGAAAGGCTTCGCACTCGCCTGGGCTTTCCAACGTCTGCTCGCTCTTCCCTATGATGCCTTCATGGTACTCGACGCTGACAGCCCTCTGGATGAAAACGCGTTGGGAGTCATGGATAGCTTCCTGCAAGAAGGTGCGTCCATCTTGCAAGCCAATCATCGCGCATCTAACCCCGATGCGAGTCCGATCAGCTACGCAGCAAGTGTAGGTCGAACGCTAGAATACGATCTTTTTTTTGTTCCCAAATCGAAACTTGGATTATCCGTGATGCTCGTTGGTACAGGGATGGTTTTTCATCGTTCGATTTTGGAATCATCTGGCTGGTCTTCCCATTCTTGTGCGGAAGACACTGAATTCACAATTCAACTGGCAAGACAGCATCAACGAATTCATTTTATTGGAAATGCGCTCGTCCAATGCATCAATGCCGAAACAACCAAAGAACTCCGCGTTCAGCGAACGCGATGGGCAAGTGGCAACTTGAGTTTGAGCCGCTCCAATGCTTTACCGTTAATCTTTGAGGGGATCAAACATCGCAATCTTCGGATCGCAGATCTCGGCTGGACCTTATTAATCACGAGTCGGCCGCTCGTTTTGACTCACCTCCTGGCGGTACAACTGGGTGCGGGTGTGTTGTGTTGGTGGGTACCGACTGATCGATCCATCCAACTCGCCGCTGCGGCACTCGGCTTACTGCCGCTTTACGGCCTTTACCTCCTCGCAGGTATCGGGATGCTTGGGCTATCTCCACGACGTTTTCAATATTTGCTGCACACGCCATTGGTTTTGGCCCAAATCGCATCGATTTCCTTACTCGCGTTACTGGGCTTCCGAAACCATTCCTGGAACCGTACACCGCGACATTAA